From Pseudanabaena sp. PCC 6802, one genomic window encodes:
- the rpsP gene encoding 30S ribosomal protein S16 — translation MVKLRLKRFGKKREPSYRIVAIQSTTRRDARPLEELGVYNPRTHETRLDVPAIVTRLQQGAQPTDTVRRILDKAKVFDLVRA, via the coding sequence ATGGTCAAGTTGAGATTAAAGCGCTTCGGCAAAAAGCGCGAGCCAAGCTATCGCATCGTTGCTATTCAAAGCACCACGCGGCGCGATGCCCGTCCCCTAGAAGAACTGGGTGTCTACAATCCGCGTACCCACGAAACGCGCCTGGACGTTCCCGCGATCGTCACGAGACTGCAGCAAGGGGCCCAGCCAACCGATACTGTTCGTCGCATTTTAGATAAGGCCAAAGTTTTTGATTTAGTGCGTGCCTGA